The following proteins are co-located in the Vanessa tameamea isolate UH-Manoa-2023 chromosome W, ilVanTame1 primary haplotype, whole genome shotgun sequence genome:
- the LOC113398618 gene encoding uncharacterized protein LOC113398618: MSQEKRKRSENWSTEEKDILREMIGQSHHIIENRCTKASSNNKKTQEWKDITKRLNELTGKCRSDGDVKLAWKRMKLTAKANLSTHWQDLGKTGGGNKPKSPSQEDLATINIVPGDFIVEYNNFDSDAMRPVAELNVLGHKNIEIEAGPSTAVPPLDLKENNEVQAEKGQGTSNNVNVETTTKKRVLCTNSDPKNKKNKMAEEILRTNSAFKERQLEMLELEHQYKIETYKLKIKKLELQIELLENNKKSINYQFC; encoded by the exons ATGAGTCAGGAAAAAAGGAAACGTTCTGAGAATTGGAGTACTGAAGAAAAA gatatacTACGTGAGATGATTGGGCAGTCACACCACATTATAGAAAATCGGTGTACAAAAGCTTCctccaacaataaaaaaactcaagAGTGGAAAGATATAACAAAGAg attaAATGAATTGACGGGAAAGTGTAGGTCAGACGGTGATGTCAAGTTAGCGTGGAAGAGGATGAAGCTCACAGCTAAAGCCAACTTGTCCACTCATTGGCAAGATTTAGGAAAGACGGGGGGTGGGAATAAGCCCAAGTCGCCTTCACAAGAAGATCTAGccacaataaatattgttcCAGGCGATTTTATtgtcgaatataataattttgatagtgATGCTATGAGACCtgtg GCTGAGTTGAATGTTTTGGGCcacaaaaacattgaaatagaAGCGGGGCCAAGTACAGCTGTACCACCATTAGatcttaaagaaaataatgagGTACAAGCTGAAAAGGGCCagg GTACttcaaataatgtaaatgtggaaactactacaaaaaaaagagttttatgTACAAATAGTGATCCAAAAAACAA aaaaaataaaatggcagAAGAAATATTGCGAACCAACAGTGCATTTAAAGAGAGGCAGTTGGAGATGTTAGAATTGGAgcatcaatataaaattgaaacatataaattaaaaattaaaaaattagaacTTCAAATTGAGTTactagaaaataataagaagTCCATTAATTatca GTTCTGCTGA
- the LOC135194619 gene encoding putative nuclease HARBI1 yields MDMDMVDLVDIEDMEVIELLQTPRVNNRNRLRRNPFVELSDEDFKQKYRFNKRYAMKIINLIREDLTRDPRGCSVSPEIQVVCALRSWARHEIQDDTADLHGLSQPFISQTCKKVADAIAQISHRFIKMPATLTEQEEAMQKFRRIANFPTVIGAIDCTHIRIKKLNVDGGHLYINRKGFPSLNIQVACDAECKIMDIVTRWRGSVHDSRIFRESRLKQRFEAGAFSGILLGDSGYACTPYLFTPVLNPTTPQEERYNTAHIRTRNVVERCFGLWKQRFRCLLRGQYCNIETARKTIVACAVLHNIALDMKEDVFNTEPNSHQFNLQTSEPLVQPIENNVRGNIRRRQFIERHF; encoded by the exons atggaCATGGACATGGTTGATTTAGTCGATATCGAGGACATGGAAGTCATCGAGTTGTTACAAACACCACGCGTAAATAACAGAAATCGTCTGCGACGAAATCCTTTCGTTGAGCTATCCGATGAAGATTTCAAGCAAAAGTATAGGTTTAACAAACGTTacgcaatgaaaataattaatttaataagggAAGATTTAACCAGAGATCCTAGAGGATGCTCAGTGTCTCCCGAAATACAAGTCGTTTGCGCATTACGAAGCTGGGCTCGACATGAA atccaGGATGACACAGCAGATTTACATGGACTCTCACAACCTTTTATAAGTCAAACGTGTAAAAAAGTTGCAGACGCCATTGCTCAAATATcacatagatttataaaaatgcctGCTACATTAACAGAACAAGAGGAAGCAATGCAAAAATTTCGTAGAATAGCTAACTTCCCTACAGTAATTGGTGCAATTGACTGTACTCATATtcgaattaaaaagttaaatgtagATGGTGGTCATCTATATATTAACCGCAAAGGATTTCCATCCCTCAATATCCAG GTCGCCTGTGATGCAGAATGTAAAATCATGGACATTGTTACCAGGTGGCGTGGGAGTGTTCATGACTCTAGAATATTTAGAGAAAGTCGTTTGAAGCAGCGATTTGAGGCTGGTGCATTCTCAGGCATATTGTTAGGAGACAGTGGCTATGCCTGTACACCATATTTGTTTACTCCTGTACTGAACCCTACAACACCTCAAGAGGAACGATACAACACTGCTCACATTAGAACAAGAAATGTAGTAGAAAGATGTTTTGGTCTATGGAAGCAGAGATTCCGGTGCTTATTAAGAGGGCAATATTGCAATATAGAAACTGCCAGAAAAACTATTGTGGCATGTGCTGTACTGCATAATATTGCTCTTGATATGAAGGAAGATGTGTTCAATACTGAGCCTAACAGCCATCAATTTAACTTACAAACTTCTGAACCGTTAGTTCAACcaattgaaaataatgtacGTGGAAATATAAGGAGACGGCAATTCATagaaagacatttttaa